One window from the genome of Nicotiana tomentosiformis chromosome 5, ASM39032v3, whole genome shotgun sequence encodes:
- the LOC104102595 gene encoding probable (S)-N-methylcoclaurine 3'-hydroxylase isozyme 2, with product MIDYIFTSILVSLVFVIMLKYLYSSKTKLPLPSGPFPLPLVGNLFQVGRKRPHAALAKLAQSHGRDLMSIRFGTRLVVVASSPNAASEVLKTHDRMLSGRFVSHPIRVKGSLLHNVSTAFLEECDDNWKSVRTVYRGALFSTKALESQVSLREKKVKEMMQHLVTKQGKVISIKGVVFVTALNILGNLLLSIDLIDFEGKGVGEELREYLRKFTAAGGILELADLYPILGVCSSDVQGTYKKLMGLFDKLCAVWAGIIQDRRNKSENQPSADAVDFIDALVKNGFSDKHINALLVEMFGAGTESTTATSEWMLVELLRNQQALQKLRHEIAGVVGGKDFVKESDLSTLPYLDACFKETLRLHPPGPLLLPHRAVQTCEVMGYRIPKDTQVLVNMWAIARDPKIWDDASSFKPERFINAKIDHKGRNFEYIPFGSGRRICAGEPLASRFIPLAVASFIHKFDWILPNDMDPAHINMDEILDITMFKKDPLLVIPKLRKRGED from the exons ATGATCGATTACATATTCACTTCAATTCTAGTTTCTCTCGTCTTCGTAATCATGTTGAAATATCTATATTCATCAAAAACAAAATTACCACTTCCTTCAGGCCCATTTCCATTGCCATTAGTCGGGAACCTTTTCCAAGTTGGTAGAAAACGTCCTCATGCCGCTCTTGCAAAGCTAGCGCAATCACATGGTCGTGATCTCATGTCCATAAGATTCGGCACACGACTCGTGGTTGTTGCTTCATCCCCTAATGCTGCTTCTGAGGTTCTGAAAACACATGATCGTATGCTTTCTGGCCGTTTTGTTTCTCATCCCATCCGTGTCAAGGGGTCATTACTTCACAACGTGTCAACTGCTTTTCTAGAAGAGTGTGACGATAATTGGAAAAGCGTTCGAACCGTATACAGGGGAGCGCTCTTTTCCACGAAAGCTCTGGAATCTCAGGTAAGTTTGAGGGAGAAGAAAGTCAAGGAAATGATGCAACATTTGGTTACCAAACAAGGGAAAGTGATTAGTATCAAGGGCGTGGTTTTCGTGACCGCTTTAAACATATTGGGTAATTTGCTTCTTTCAATAGATTTGATTGACTTTGAAGGCAAGGGAGTGGGTGAAGAACTGAGGGAGTACCTACGCAAATTTACCGCGGCGGGTGGAATCCTGGAGTTAGCAGATTTATATCCTATATTGGGTGTTTGCAGTTCGGATGTCCAGGGAACATATAAGAAACTTATGGGTTTGTTTGATAAACTTTGTGCTGTTTGGGCAGGCATTATTCAGGACAGAAGAAATAAATCAGAGAATCAACCTTCTGCGGATGCTGTAGATTTTATAGATGCTTTGGTTAAAAATGGTTTCAGCGATAAACATATCAATGCATTGCTTGTG GAAATGTTTGGAGCGGGTACAGAATCAACAACTGCCACAAGCGAATGGATGCTTGTAGAACTCCTTAGAAATCAACAAGCCTTACAAAAACTTCGGCATGAAATCGCGGGAGTAGTAGGAGGTAAGGACTTTGTAAAAGAATCTGACTTGTCAACCTTACCATACTTGGATGCTTGTTTTAAGGAAACGCTAAGGTTGCATCCTCCTGGACCGCTGCTACTTCCTCACCGTGCCGTCCAAACATGTGAAGTCATGGGTTACAGAATTCCTAAAGACACCCAAGTTTTGGTAAATATGTGGGCGATTGCGAGGGATCCCAAGATTTGGGACGATGCTTCGAGTTTCAAACCAGAAAGATTTATCAATGCAAAAATAGACCACAAAGGACGAAATTTTGAGTATATCCCTTTTGGTTCCGGAAGAAGAATATGTGCTGGAGAACCTCTGGCTTCTAGGTTTATTCCCTTAGCTGTCGCTTCTTTTATCCATAAGTTTGATTGGATTCTGCCAAATGACATGGACCCTGCTCATATTAACATGGATGAGATTTTGGATATCACCATGTTTAAGAAAGATCCACTTCTCGTCATTCCCAAATTGCGGAAACGAGGAGAAGACTGA